A part of Melittangium boletus DSM 14713 genomic DNA contains:
- a CDS encoding RnfABCDGE type electron transport complex subunit D: MPPATWLPRDPRLLQIAFLSTFLMLGVGWLGFDVPPWQPPLIALTACATQWAMTRWMRTPPAGYLSPIITSLGLSLLLRTDAFWVGPFAAAVAISSKFLLRARGKHLFNPTNLGLVVAMLLTQHAWCSPSQWGHGAAQWGWFAAFGLAVAHRSFRSDVSLAFLGAWVLLKAARVFYLGAPWTSLQHQLSAGGLILFTFFMISDPKTTPDHRAGRVLFAVAVAGLAFFLLHGLWWQNALVWSLALLSPFTPLIDRLLPANRFQWPSGGASPRTDACASPSSQPA, translated from the coding sequence ATGCCGCCCGCCACCTGGCTCCCTCGGGACCCCCGCCTTCTCCAGATCGCCTTCCTCTCCACCTTCCTGATGCTGGGCGTGGGGTGGCTCGGGTTCGACGTGCCCCCGTGGCAGCCGCCGCTCATCGCGCTCACGGCCTGCGCGACCCAGTGGGCGATGACGCGGTGGATGCGGACGCCCCCGGCGGGGTACCTCTCTCCGATCATCACCTCGCTGGGCCTGTCGCTGCTGCTGCGCACGGATGCCTTCTGGGTGGGACCGTTCGCCGCGGCGGTGGCCATCTCGAGCAAGTTCCTCCTGCGCGCGCGGGGCAAGCACCTCTTCAACCCCACCAATCTGGGCCTCGTGGTGGCCATGCTGCTCACCCAGCACGCGTGGTGCTCGCCGAGTCAGTGGGGCCACGGCGCGGCGCAGTGGGGGTGGTTCGCGGCGTTCGGCTTGGCGGTGGCGCACCGCTCGTTCCGCTCGGACGTGAGCCTCGCCTTCCTGGGCGCGTGGGTGTTGCTCAAGGCCGCGCGCGTCTTCTACCTGGGGGCGCCGTGGACGAGCCTGCAACACCAGTTGTCCGCCGGAGGGCTCATCCTCTTCACCTTCTTCATGATCTCCGACCCGAAGACGACGCCGGACCATCGCGCGGGCCGCGTGCTCTTCGCGGTGGCGGTGGCGGGATTGGCCTTCTTCTTGTTGCACGGGCTGTGGTGGCAGAACGCGCTCGTGTGGTCTCTCGCTCTGCTCTCCCCCTTCACTCCCCTCATCGACCGACTCCTGCCCGCGAACCGTTTCCAGTGGCCCTCGGGTGGGGCTTCTCCAAGGACAGACGCATGCGCTTCCCCCTCCTCGCAACCGGCCTGA
- a CDS encoding HD domain-containing protein translates to MHTKAPPFPPAILQGRHPSPLLEAYFELHQLKHLFRQGWLRVGIPRDTCESVAEHSFFVALLCLFLADGYFPEADATKLVRMALLHDVGEARAGDITPHDGVSREEKLRREREAVEHLFSRLPRGPDYLALWEEYEQGTSFEARLVRQVDRLEMGLQATVYEHQGAGDLSQFFTSVHRALETPELKALLAELETLRPGD, encoded by the coding sequence ATGCACACCAAGGCCCCGCCCTTCCCCCCCGCGATCCTCCAGGGCCGTCACCCCTCACCCCTGCTCGAGGCCTACTTCGAGCTGCATCAGCTCAAGCACCTCTTCCGCCAGGGCTGGTTGCGCGTGGGCATCCCCCGCGACACCTGCGAGAGCGTGGCCGAGCATTCCTTCTTCGTGGCGCTGCTGTGCCTGTTCCTCGCCGATGGCTATTTCCCCGAGGCGGATGCCACCAAGCTCGTGCGCATGGCGCTCCTGCATGACGTGGGCGAGGCGCGCGCCGGGGACATCACCCCCCATGACGGCGTGAGCCGCGAGGAGAAGCTGCGGCGCGAGCGCGAGGCGGTGGAGCACCTCTTCTCCCGGCTGCCACGCGGGCCCGACTACCTCGCGCTGTGGGAGGAGTACGAGCAGGGGACGTCCTTCGAGGCGCGGCTCGTGCGCCAGGTGGACCGGCTGGAGATGGGCTTGCAGGCCACCGTCTACGAACACCAGGGCGCGGGGGACCTCTCCCAGTTCTTCACCTCCGTGCACCGGGCCCTGGAGACGCCCGAGCTCAAGGCCCTGCTCGCCGAGTTGGAGACGCTGAGGCCCGGGGATTGA
- a CDS encoding DUF2330 domain-containing protein yields MRFPLLATGLMAALVNLAAPAAEAFCGFYVGKADTSLFNDASQVVLVRDGERTVVTMSNDYKGELTDFALVVPVPVVLKREQIHVGERRHIERLDAYSAPRLVEYFDRDPCAPVQMEKRMSAMGAAPGAKGGGGGSMDKSLGVTVEAQYTVGEYDILILSATESEGLETWLRESGYKIPPKASKALAPYIKQDMKFFVAKVNLKEQKATGFSYLRPLQMAYESKKFMLPIRLGMANARGPQDLVIYALTRQGRVESSNYRTVKVPSDMDVPVYVKEEFNQFYPALFSKAHEKAEKRALLTEYVWDMGWCDPCAADPLSNEELRALGVYWVNEGDGVRGAMGGVPVTLTRLHARYDGEHFPEDLVFQVTNDKQNFQARYVLRHAFKGEMKCDEGKEYLLQLDKRHRKEAETLAELTGWSLGTITKKMGADAPGKKPAKDQEGSWYQKLWK; encoded by the coding sequence ATGCGCTTCCCCCTCCTCGCAACCGGCCTGATGGCCGCCCTGGTGAACCTCGCCGCGCCCGCCGCCGAGGCGTTCTGTGGCTTCTACGTGGGCAAGGCGGACACGAGCCTCTTCAACGATGCCTCGCAGGTGGTGCTCGTGCGGGACGGAGAGCGCACGGTGGTGACCATGTCCAACGACTACAAGGGCGAGTTGACGGACTTCGCCCTGGTGGTGCCGGTGCCGGTGGTGCTCAAGCGCGAGCAGATCCACGTGGGAGAGCGCCGGCACATCGAGCGGTTGGATGCCTACTCCGCGCCGCGGCTGGTGGAGTACTTCGATAGGGACCCCTGTGCTCCGGTCCAGATGGAGAAGCGGATGAGCGCCATGGGAGCCGCGCCGGGTGCCAAGGGGGGCGGAGGCGGTTCGATGGACAAGAGCCTGGGCGTGACGGTGGAGGCCCAGTACACGGTGGGGGAGTACGACATCCTCATCCTGTCGGCGACGGAGTCGGAGGGACTGGAGACGTGGCTGCGGGAGAGTGGTTACAAGATTCCGCCCAAGGCCTCCAAGGCGCTGGCGCCCTACATCAAGCAGGACATGAAGTTCTTCGTGGCGAAGGTGAACCTGAAGGAGCAGAAGGCCACGGGCTTCTCGTACCTGCGGCCGTTGCAGATGGCGTACGAGTCGAAGAAGTTCATGTTGCCCATCCGCCTGGGCATGGCGAACGCGCGAGGGCCGCAGGACCTGGTCATCTACGCGCTGACGCGCCAGGGGCGGGTGGAGTCCTCGAACTACCGCACGGTGAAGGTGCCCAGCGACATGGACGTGCCCGTGTACGTGAAGGAGGAGTTCAACCAGTTCTATCCCGCGTTGTTCAGCAAGGCGCACGAGAAGGCGGAGAAGCGCGCGCTGTTGACCGAGTATGTCTGGGACATGGGGTGGTGCGACCCGTGCGCGGCGGATCCCCTCTCCAACGAGGAGTTGAGGGCGTTGGGCGTGTACTGGGTGAACGAGGGTGATGGGGTGCGGGGGGCGATGGGCGGCGTGCCGGTGACGCTCACGCGCCTGCACGCGCGCTACGACGGCGAGCACTTTCCCGAGGACCTGGTGTTCCAGGTGACGAATGACAAGCAGAACTTCCAGGCGCGGTATGTGCTGCGCCACGCCTTCAAGGGCGAGATGAAGTGCGACGAGGGCAAGGAGTACCTGCTCCAGTTGGACAAGCGTCACCGGAAGGAGGCGGAGACGCTGGCGGAGCTCACGGGGTGGAGCCTGGGCACCATCACGAAGAAGATGGGAGCGGATGCGCCCGGAAAGAAGCCCGCCAAGGACCAGGAGGGCTCCTGGTACCAGAAGCTCTGGAAGTGA